The following coding sequences lie in one Alosa sapidissima isolate fAloSap1 chromosome 15, fAloSap1.pri, whole genome shotgun sequence genomic window:
- the nrip1a gene encoding nuclear receptor-interacting protein 1, with translation MTHGEEPGPETHQDSAVLTYLEGLLMHQVTGGQAATATQRCQAGHGNQEQGNSKAPAPGQGQPNHAPPPQGTEPERTAPHTGVTQHLKKARLLRSEAWMEHESRKRPTPPAELNGQRHRELEEHAAALNGSAKCKGESTLLASLLQSFSSRLQNVALSQQLVQSLKHQQVQQQEASGHINKGPAEDGKEAGPCRESASSRLKGLMKKNKVQNHSNSVPYQRRRASQERQSESPKVLQKNAQSSSTESLSCAERLKAVANLVNIRSSPAPSPRPSVACSQLALLLSSEAHLQQYSREQALKAQLAGRSASERLAAMATHKTQDTKQTTTSDTVSSLQAKNGLAPMASASSRQSTSVTPPGPGRTAGSPRPLLPFRERRPFERPFASRPSQNCSSLLLQLLNNHNTQHQLNSQGHLRSDLSATSHRGSPVLSEGGHSSPDSSFLKDSSDAESSSSSCSPIDLSLKGRRVSAPPATSSASSSTSSSPALDRITEGLINKWKPEPPPPSAVCSKDRELESNPEMKPHHKVTLLQLLLDHKNNGNVNKSLDNPDLHPVIIPKVSRAPVARQTVVNRCEEIRTLSPQCGLVSKSPLILPTLSYGKDTSSTSSPYSLYDSSHSQSIPLDLCKNKSFPSEPSVTEPAFSASKLLQNLAQSGKQSASSSPPLKTSMPSVQRHPQEMKLDHSVTLLDRLTAPVQQSPSPRSEGAYLIPPRRPESSQSTSEIENLLERRTVLQLLLGNATNKDKVGGKRKREAGRGNCQELQSSLCESLGASKSPVRDVTVKTEPRREHHTSDHDREVKQSQSMMSDSSRSSPLSLPHVTVIKQEPISPEMIPRDGLLSHLLKQPRAVLFSTPDNSHKVSVKEEQQEHQGPTIPKKRKYSMEPKAQPTGSETCALPDSLDTQKVNNNGSASGLPGSPEVRGPRSPPVADSPPVRCPVSESPPSDSRGFNVLKQLLLSNNCLRELSQPGGPTGSPKHSYTFNGSRVHQPSGHSTEAGVQSRSPVPLHGPADPRSLHAGHMSHSAPGSPWGVQGTPQSPKPKPTPTGGDEDISQPDSPRLMRSNPILYYMLQKGNADLLKERERGRTACQVQVKVKEEPPADMQGFEHILTPRHSEEDHTERPQSETQRLNGSLKKCQ, from the coding sequence ATGACTCATGGGGAGGAACCTGGCCCTGAGACGCACCAAGATTCTGCTGTTCTAACTTATCTCGAAGGCCTACTCATGCATCAGGTCACCGGAGGCCAGGCTGCCACAGCTACACAGAGATGCCAGGCTGGGCACGGCAACCAGGAGCAAGGCAACAGCAAAGCACCTGCACCAGGCCAAGGGCAGCCTAACCATGCCCCTCCACCACAAGGCACTGAGCCGGAGAGGACCGCACCCCACACTGGGGTCACCCAGCACCTTAAGAAGGCCCGGCTGCTGAGGTCCGAGGCCTGGATGGAGCACGAGAGCAGGAAGAGGCCGACGCCCCCGGCAGAGTTGAATggccagagacacagagagttggAGGAGCACGCCGCTGCCCTTAACGGCTCGGCGAAGTGCAAAGGTGAGAGCACGCTGCTGGCGTCCCTGCTGCAGTCCTTCAGCTCAAGGCTCCAGAATGTGGCCCTGTCACAGCAGCTCGTGCAGAGTCTGAAGCATCAGCAGGTGCAGCAGCAGGAGGCCAGCGGCCACATAAACAAGGGCCCAGCAGAGGACGGGAAAGAGGCCGGACCGTGCCGTGAGTCGGCCTCCAGTCGCCTCAAGGGCCTGATGAAGAAGAACAAAGTCCAGAACCACAGCAACAGTGTGCCTTACCAGCGCAGGCGGGCCAGCCAAGAGAGGCAAAGTGAGTCGCCAAAGGTGCTGCAGAAAAACGCCCAGTCCTCCTCCACGGAGTCACTCTCCTGTGCAGAACGGCTGAAAGCGGTGGCGAACCTGGTGAACATTAGGTCCAGTCCGGCCCCATCCCCCAGACCCAGTGTGGCCTGCAGTCAGCTGGCTCTTCTGCTGTCCAGCGAAGCTCACTTGCAACAGTACTCTCGTGAGCAAGCCCTCAAAGCACAGCTCGCTGGGCGGTCAGCAAGCGAGAGGCTGGCAGCCATGGCCACGCATAAAACGCAGGACACAAAACAGACGACCACATCAGACACTGTAAGCTCCTTACAAGCCAAAAACGGATTGGCCCCCATGGCATCAGCGTCCAGCAGGCAGAGTACAAGTGTGACTCCTCCAGGGCCTGGCAGGACAGCGGGCTCCCCTCGGCCACTGCTTCCGTTCCGAGAGCGGCGGCCCTTTGAGAGACCTTTCGCCAGCAGGCCGTCTCAAAACTGCAGCAGTTTACTTTTGCAGCTGCTcaacaaccacaacacacaGCATCAGCTCAACAGCCAGGGCCACCTGCGCAGTGACTTGAGCGCCACATCTCACCGGGGCTCGCCTGTGCTCTCTGAAGGGGGGCACTCCAGTCCAGACAGCAGCTTCCTCAAAGACAGCAGTGACGCCGAGAGCAGCAGCTCCAGCTGCTCCCCAATAGACCTCTCTCTAAAGGGCAGGAGGGTCAGTGCCCCACCGGCCACCTCCtcggcctcctcctccacctcctcctccccagcTTTAGACAGAATAACTGAGGGTCTGATAAACAAGTGGAAGCCTGAACCCCCTCCACCCTCTGCAGTTTGCAGCAAAGACAGAGAGCTTGAAAGTAACCCTGAAATGAAGCCCCATCACAAGGTTACACTTTTGCAGTTGCTGCTAGATCATAAAAATAACGGGAATGTAAACAAAAGTCTGGATAATCCAGATTTGCACCCAGTCATAATCCCCAAGGTTAGCAGGGCGCCAGTGGCCAGACAGACTGTAGTTAATAGGTGTGAGGAAATAAGGACTCTCAGTCCTCAATGTGGACTTGTTAGCAAAAGTCCCCTGATCTTACCCACTTTGTCATATGGCAAAGACACCAGCAGTACATCCTCCCCTTACAGTTTATACGACTCTTCTCATTCACAGTCCATTCCCTTAGATCTGTGTAAAAACAAATCCTTCCCAAGTGAGCCAAGTGTCACCGAGCCCGCTTTCAGTGCCAGTAAATTACTGCAGAATTTAGCCCAGTCTGGAAAACAAAGTGCAAGCTCATCCCCACCACTCAAAACCTCCATGCCCTCTGTCCAGAGGCACCCTCAGGAAATGAAGCTTGATCACAGTGTGACTTTACTGGATAGACTCACGGCACCAGTTCAGCAGAGCCCCTCACCTAGATCTGAAGGGGCCTACTTAATACCCCCACGACGGCCCGAGTCCTCGCAGTCCACTTCTGAAATTGAGAATCTTCTGGAAAGACGGACAGTACTCCAGCTTCTCCTGGGAAATGCCACCAACAAAGACAAAGTGGGAGGTAAGAGGAAACGAGAGGCAGGCCGGGGCAACTGCCAAGAGCTGCAGTCGAGCCTCTGCGAGAGCTTGGGTGCCTCCAAAAGCCCTGTGAGAGATGTTACAGTGAAGACTGAACCCAGAAGGGAGCATCACACCAGTGACCATGACAGGGAGGTCAAACAGAGCCAGAGTATGATGTCAGACTCCAGCAGAAGCAGTCCTCTTAGTCTTCCTCATGTGACAGTCATTAAGCAGGAACCCATATCCCCAGAGATGATCCCTAGAGATGGTCTTCTCAGCCATCTTTTAAAGCAGCCAAGGGCTGTCCTCTTCAGCACCCCAGACAACTCCCACAAGGTGTCCGTCAAGGAGGAACAGCAGGAGCACCAAGGGCCAACTATCCCTAAGAAGCGGAAATATTCCATGGAGCCAAAAGCACAACCCACAGGGAGTGAGACTTGTGCGCTTCCTGACAGCCTTGACACCCAAAAGGTCAACAACAATGGCTCTGCCTCTGGCTTGCCTGGCAGCCCGGAGGTCAGAGGTCCACGGAGCCCTCCCGTTGCAGACAGCCCACCAGTGAGGTGCCCTGTCAGtgagtctcctccaagtgacagcCGTGGATTTAATGTGCTGAAGCAGCTCCTGCTCTCTAACAACTGTCTGAGGGAGCTCTCTCAGCCGGGAGGACCCACAGGCTCTCCCAAGCACAGCTACACTTTCAATGGCAGCAGGGTCCATCAGCCCTCTGGGCACAGCACTGAAGCCGGTGTCCAGAGCCGTAGTCCTGTCCCACTGCATGGTCCAGCTGACCCGAGGTCTCTGCATGCTGGGCACATGAGCCATAGTGCTCCTGGATCACCTTGGGGGGTTCAGGGCACACCACAGTCTCCAAAACCAAAACCTACACCCACTGGTGGGGACGAGGACATCTCCCAACCAGACTCGCCTCGACTGATGAGGTCCAACCCCATTTTGTACTACATGCTACAGAAGGGCAATGCAGACTTGTTGAAAGAGCGTGAGCGGGGTCGGACAGCATGTCAGGTGCAGGTGAAGGTAAAAGAGGAACCACCTGCAGACATGCAGGGCTTTGAACACATCCTGACCCCTAGACACAGTGAGGAGGATCATACAGAGAGACCTCAGAGTGAAACTCAGAGGCTCAACGGTTCACTCAAGAAATGCCAGTGA